One Trichoderma atroviride chromosome 7, complete sequence DNA segment encodes these proteins:
- a CDS encoding uncharacterized protein (EggNog:ENOG41~TransMembrane:1 (o127-152i)) gives MNQRPHNLTGATSEGFGLRFLNEKWNDSISNGHPFTIRWNESLDDTLSPELGLFKITYPKNGVAAFELISNLTDGMNNKDATCLWTPDHLDDELYTLWLTSTPDTRSGWTASPPWRLTESPRHSLPWAAPVIIPIIVILTVYTLGLTACITYRRHRKNKREKESNGDEPDTEEADEEPSFFREGDRHPSVDTVLTIESLDSILADKQKIWLLTQSASGSLLLSSSGSRKNSDATLVSPTALLSDTKLISPISSSEQTLQSPTSVHSERTLVTLSDPRDRRPVVAGRQGHSLRIIIPSSDEQD, from the exons ATGAACCAAAGACCTCATAACTTAACTGGAGCTACGAGCGAAGGATTTGGTCTGCGGTTTCTGAATGAAAAATGGAATGACAGCATCTCGAATGGCCATCCATTTACGATCAGGTGGAACGAGTCTTTGGACGATACTCTATCTCCAGAGCTTGGACTCTTTAAGATTACATATCCCAAAAATGGAGTTGCTGCTTTCGAACTGATATCGAATTTGACAG ATGGCATGAACAATAAAGACGCGACTTGTTTGTGGACGCCAGACCAccttgatgatgagctgTATACCCTGTGGCTCACATCTACTCCGGATACTCGGTCGGGTTGGAcggcttctcctccttggagGCTTACTGAATCC CCGCGACATTCTTTGCCCTGGGCTGCTCCTGTTATCATTCCCATTATTGTAATACTAACTGTCTATACACTGGGTCTCACCGCCTGCATCACATACCGACGACATAGAAAGAACAAACgcgaaaaagaaagcaatggAGATGAGCCGGACACGGAAGAAGCTGACGAAGAGCCATCCTTCTTCAGAGAGGGAGATAGGCATCCTTCGGTTGATACCGTGCTCACGATAGAGAGTCTTGACTCGATTTTGGCAGATAAGCAGAAGATATGGCTTCTGACACAGTCTGCATCGGGATCTCTTCTCTTATCTTCTTCAGGCAGCAGAAAAAACTCGGATGCGACGTTGGTTTCTCCCACTGCGCTACTGTCCGACACCAAACTCATTTCCCCCATCAGCTCATCCGAGCAAACATTACAAAGTCCCACAAGTGTCCATTCTGAGAGAACTCTTGTGACTCTATCAGATCCCAGAGATCGAAGGCCTGTCGTTGCTGGTAGACAGGGACACTCGTTAAGAATTATCATACCGTCTAGCGATGAACAGGACTGA
- a CDS encoding uncharacterized protein (BUSCO:EOG092D4S3D) produces MATRPGPSGGAGAYADCVDSLRSSLKFLEASVETIDRGVSDFPRMMGVLKTVRHYELIPQPTLAAAEASLRDEIGPYIAFLLSRADAQVERQERRIETLKARAELQQGRLARPDEPVRKPASAKSRQLRGEDKLRARIVRQRKEALRYGIERLELEVLQKERELKKTLG; encoded by the exons ATGGCGACCAGACCAGGCCCGAGCGGGGGCGCGGGTGCTTACGCCGACTGCGTCGACTCGCTACGCAGCTCTCTCAAATTCCTCGAGGCCTCTGTGGAGACAATTGATCGTGGCGTGTCGGATTTTCCCCGTATGATGGGCGTCCTCAAGACAGTTCGG CACTACGAACTCATTCCGCAGCCTActcttgctgcagctgaggCCTCCCTCCGAGATGAGATTGGACCCTAcattgcctttttgcttAGCCGTGCCGACGCTCAAGTTGAGCGACAGGAACGCCGCATTGAGACTCTCAAAGCTCGTGCCGAGTTGCAGCAGGGACGGCTTGCTAGGCCAGATGAACCAGTGCGCAAACCTGCTTCTGCAAAGAGCCGACAGCTCCGTGGCGAGGACAAGCTTCGCGCGAGGATAGTCCGCCAACGTAAGGAAGCTCTACGCTACGGCATCGAAAGATTGGAGCTTGAAGTGCtccagaaagaaagagaattAAAGAAAACGCTTGGATAG